One Bemisia tabaci chromosome 7, PGI_BMITA_v3 DNA window includes the following coding sequences:
- the LOC109040415 gene encoding prolyl 4-hydroxylase subunit alpha-1 isoform X1 produces the protein MMEKIILYILVTCGFFWPSVKAQISPEELATLQDYRAIDEILLSYLRNVIIILESKIDYIYFLRDSLTGYNHLKLDPQYYSKDALQNFKLAKRFMYQWKLIHRSVRDNPIERLDDRYRQLLTKYAFPSMTDLRNVAMDYLHIQIRRNIPTVDLASGTFLGAKHKTTLRGSDCHMLASYGVYDPDKRNIALEWLREAVARLDEDIEWKEYQHKLVLDYAHVLLETGYTREAAEFTKAMSKMAESSDFYFIDTHLYFKARNENLSVPKIGEHISPGETSLLRSLEVPPRTFYLEKICAREYTLNPNYVAKLKCRYSTRGSPLFVLNPLKEEELFLEPKVSIYRQFLTDSEVNLIIDKAHGRMHDSGVRVNPSETGHQTVYRTSKTFFIMENKTGLDYLLHRTDQLAGLSGETAEDLQVTYYDAGGFYTSHYDAFPFDFELPNGNRIATVLFYLNSNPVGGETAFYVLNVLVEPEKGSALVWDNLWRNGRIHMWSGHGACPVLHGHKWIATRWYHLRGQMLKRPCTLNEEE, from the exons ATGATGGAGAAGATTATTTT ATATATCCTCGTGACATGCGGATTTTTTTGGCCGAGTGTGAAAGCTCAGATTTCACCGGAGGAGCTTGCAACTCTCCAGGACTACCGAGCCATTGATGAAATCTTACTCAGTTACCTGAGAAACGTCATTATTATTTTGGAATCCAAGATAGATTATATATATTT TTTGCGGGACTCTCTCACTGGGTATAATCATTTGAAGTTGGATCCGCAATACTACTCAAAAGATGCGCTCCAGAACTTTAAATTGGCCAAACGGTTCATGTATCAGTGGAAGCTAATTCATAGAAGTGTTCGCGACAATCCCATCGAAA gaTTGGATGATCGATACCGACAGTTGCTAACTAAATATGCATTTCCGTCGATGACTGATTTGAGGAATGTTGCAATGGACTACTTACACATACAAATTAGGAGAAATATTCCCACCGTGGATCTTGCGAGCGGTACATTTCTGGGTGCAAAACACAAGACAACGTTACGAG GTAGTGATTGCCACATGCTCGCATCCTACGGTGTGTATGACCCCGACAAAAGAAACATCGCCTTAGAGTGGCTCAGAGAGGCTGTTGCTAGGCTAGATGAAGACATTGAGTGGAAGGAATATCAACATAAACTCGTCTTAGACTATGCCCATGTTCTCTTAGAAACAG GTTACACCCGAGAGGCCGCGGAATTCACGAAGGCAATGTCAAAGATGGCCGAATCTAGTGATTTTTACTTCATCGATACACACTTATACTTCAAGGCTCGAAATGAGAATCTATCAGTACCTAAAATAGGAGAACATATTTCACCG GGTGAGACATCTCTGCTGCGATCGCTTGAGGTACCTCCTCGCACATTCTACCTCGAGAAAATTTGTGCCAGAGAATACACTCTCAACCCAAACTACGTAGCAAAGCTGAAATGTCGTTATTCTACTCGTGGGTCACCTCTCTTTGTTTTGAATCCTTTGAAGGAGGAGGAACTGTTTTTAGAGCCAAAAGTGTCCATTTACCGCCAGTTTCTCACCGACTCGGAAGTGAATCTGATTATAGATAAAGCACATGGACGG ATGCATGATTCGGGCGTCCGTGTAAATCCATCAGAAACCGGTCATCAGACCGTCTACAGAACCagcaaaacatttttcattatGGAAAATAAGACTGGTCTGGATTATCTGCTGCACCGGACGGACCAACTGGCCGGGCTCAGTGGCGAAACGGCTGAAGACCTGCAAGTGACGTACTACGATGCCGGTGGTTTCTACACCTCCCATTATGATGCGTTTCCG TTTGATTTTGAGCTTCCAAACGGTAACCGAATTGCAACAGTCTTGTTTTAC CTAAATAGCAATCCAGTTGGTGGAGAAACGGCATTTTACGTGCTCAATGTACTTGTTGAACCGGAGAAAGGCAGCGCCTTAGTTTGGGATAATCTGTGGAGGAACGGAAGGATACATATGTGGTCGGGACACGGTGCTTGCCCTGTGCTTCATGGCCACAAATGGA TTGCTACTCGATGGTACCATTTAAGAGGACAGATGCTCAAACGGCCATGCACATTGAACGAAGAAGAGTGA
- the LOC109040415 gene encoding prolyl 4-hydroxylase subunit alpha-1 isoform X2, with product MMEKIILYILVTCGFFWPSVKAQISPEELATLQDYRAIDEILLSYLRNVIIILESKIDYIYFLRDSLTGYNHLKLDPQYYSKDALQNFKLAKRFMYQWKLIHRSVRDNPIERLDDRYRQLLTKYAFPSMTDLRNVAMDYLHIQIRRNIPTVDLASGTFLGAKHKTTLRGSDCHMLASYGVYDPDKRNIALEWLREAVARLDEDIEWKEYQHKLVLDYAHVLLETGYTREAAEFTKAMSKMAESSDFYFIDTHLYFKARNENLSVPKIGEHISPGETSLLRSLEVPPRTFYLEKICAREYTLNPNYVAKLKCRYSTRGSPLFVLNPLKEEELFLEPKVSIYRQFLTDSEVNLIIDKAHGRMHDSGVRVNPSETGHQTVYRTSKTFFIMENKTGLDYLLHRTDQLAGLSGETAEDLQVTYYDAGGFYTSHYDAFPFDFELPNGNRIATVLFYLLLDGTI from the exons ATGATGGAGAAGATTATTTT ATATATCCTCGTGACATGCGGATTTTTTTGGCCGAGTGTGAAAGCTCAGATTTCACCGGAGGAGCTTGCAACTCTCCAGGACTACCGAGCCATTGATGAAATCTTACTCAGTTACCTGAGAAACGTCATTATTATTTTGGAATCCAAGATAGATTATATATATTT TTTGCGGGACTCTCTCACTGGGTATAATCATTTGAAGTTGGATCCGCAATACTACTCAAAAGATGCGCTCCAGAACTTTAAATTGGCCAAACGGTTCATGTATCAGTGGAAGCTAATTCATAGAAGTGTTCGCGACAATCCCATCGAAA gaTTGGATGATCGATACCGACAGTTGCTAACTAAATATGCATTTCCGTCGATGACTGATTTGAGGAATGTTGCAATGGACTACTTACACATACAAATTAGGAGAAATATTCCCACCGTGGATCTTGCGAGCGGTACATTTCTGGGTGCAAAACACAAGACAACGTTACGAG GTAGTGATTGCCACATGCTCGCATCCTACGGTGTGTATGACCCCGACAAAAGAAACATCGCCTTAGAGTGGCTCAGAGAGGCTGTTGCTAGGCTAGATGAAGACATTGAGTGGAAGGAATATCAACATAAACTCGTCTTAGACTATGCCCATGTTCTCTTAGAAACAG GTTACACCCGAGAGGCCGCGGAATTCACGAAGGCAATGTCAAAGATGGCCGAATCTAGTGATTTTTACTTCATCGATACACACTTATACTTCAAGGCTCGAAATGAGAATCTATCAGTACCTAAAATAGGAGAACATATTTCACCG GGTGAGACATCTCTGCTGCGATCGCTTGAGGTACCTCCTCGCACATTCTACCTCGAGAAAATTTGTGCCAGAGAATACACTCTCAACCCAAACTACGTAGCAAAGCTGAAATGTCGTTATTCTACTCGTGGGTCACCTCTCTTTGTTTTGAATCCTTTGAAGGAGGAGGAACTGTTTTTAGAGCCAAAAGTGTCCATTTACCGCCAGTTTCTCACCGACTCGGAAGTGAATCTGATTATAGATAAAGCACATGGACGG ATGCATGATTCGGGCGTCCGTGTAAATCCATCAGAAACCGGTCATCAGACCGTCTACAGAACCagcaaaacatttttcattatGGAAAATAAGACTGGTCTGGATTATCTGCTGCACCGGACGGACCAACTGGCCGGGCTCAGTGGCGAAACGGCTGAAGACCTGCAAGTGACGTACTACGATGCCGGTGGTTTCTACACCTCCCATTATGATGCGTTTCCG TTTGATTTTGAGCTTCCAAACGGTAACCGAATTGCAACAGTCTTGTTTTAC TTGCTACTCGATGGTACCATTTAA
- the LOC109040415 gene encoding prolyl 4-hydroxylase subunit alpha-1 isoform X3, translated as MYQWKLIHRSVRDNPIERLDDRYRQLLTKYAFPSMTDLRNVAMDYLHIQIRRNIPTVDLASGTFLGAKHKTTLRGSDCHMLASYGVYDPDKRNIALEWLREAVARLDEDIEWKEYQHKLVLDYAHVLLETGYTREAAEFTKAMSKMAESSDFYFIDTHLYFKARNENLSVPKIGEHISPGETSLLRSLEVPPRTFYLEKICAREYTLNPNYVAKLKCRYSTRGSPLFVLNPLKEEELFLEPKVSIYRQFLTDSEVNLIIDKAHGRMHDSGVRVNPSETGHQTVYRTSKTFFIMENKTGLDYLLHRTDQLAGLSGETAEDLQVTYYDAGGFYTSHYDAFPFDFELPNGNRIATVLFYLNSNPVGGETAFYVLNVLVEPEKGSALVWDNLWRNGRIHMWSGHGACPVLHGHKWIATRWYHLRGQMLKRPCTLNEEE; from the exons ATGTATCAGTGGAAGCTAATTCATAGAAGTGTTCGCGACAATCCCATCGAAA gaTTGGATGATCGATACCGACAGTTGCTAACTAAATATGCATTTCCGTCGATGACTGATTTGAGGAATGTTGCAATGGACTACTTACACATACAAATTAGGAGAAATATTCCCACCGTGGATCTTGCGAGCGGTACATTTCTGGGTGCAAAACACAAGACAACGTTACGAG GTAGTGATTGCCACATGCTCGCATCCTACGGTGTGTATGACCCCGACAAAAGAAACATCGCCTTAGAGTGGCTCAGAGAGGCTGTTGCTAGGCTAGATGAAGACATTGAGTGGAAGGAATATCAACATAAACTCGTCTTAGACTATGCCCATGTTCTCTTAGAAACAG GTTACACCCGAGAGGCCGCGGAATTCACGAAGGCAATGTCAAAGATGGCCGAATCTAGTGATTTTTACTTCATCGATACACACTTATACTTCAAGGCTCGAAATGAGAATCTATCAGTACCTAAAATAGGAGAACATATTTCACCG GGTGAGACATCTCTGCTGCGATCGCTTGAGGTACCTCCTCGCACATTCTACCTCGAGAAAATTTGTGCCAGAGAATACACTCTCAACCCAAACTACGTAGCAAAGCTGAAATGTCGTTATTCTACTCGTGGGTCACCTCTCTTTGTTTTGAATCCTTTGAAGGAGGAGGAACTGTTTTTAGAGCCAAAAGTGTCCATTTACCGCCAGTTTCTCACCGACTCGGAAGTGAATCTGATTATAGATAAAGCACATGGACGG ATGCATGATTCGGGCGTCCGTGTAAATCCATCAGAAACCGGTCATCAGACCGTCTACAGAACCagcaaaacatttttcattatGGAAAATAAGACTGGTCTGGATTATCTGCTGCACCGGACGGACCAACTGGCCGGGCTCAGTGGCGAAACGGCTGAAGACCTGCAAGTGACGTACTACGATGCCGGTGGTTTCTACACCTCCCATTATGATGCGTTTCCG TTTGATTTTGAGCTTCCAAACGGTAACCGAATTGCAACAGTCTTGTTTTAC CTAAATAGCAATCCAGTTGGTGGAGAAACGGCATTTTACGTGCTCAATGTACTTGTTGAACCGGAGAAAGGCAGCGCCTTAGTTTGGGATAATCTGTGGAGGAACGGAAGGATACATATGTGGTCGGGACACGGTGCTTGCCCTGTGCTTCATGGCCACAAATGGA TTGCTACTCGATGGTACCATTTAAGAGGACAGATGCTCAAACGGCCATGCACATTGAACGAAGAAGAGTGA